The Thermoanaerobaculia bacterium genome includes a window with the following:
- a CDS encoding L-threonylcarbamoyladenylate synthase: MRRVRLDDLLARPELLAELAGDLRRGGVAALPTETFYGLAADPRSPEGCARVFAVKGRDAEKALPVLAASAADLGGLGVSAAPGTISRIAALWPAPLTAVFALREPLPCTSGGLSLAVRVPAHPALRRLLERTGPLTGTSANRSGEPPASTAAVVEEALGRAIDWLVDGGDTPGGLPSTVVDARVEPPRVLRAGAFPWPETR; the protein is encoded by the coding sequence GTGCGGCGCGTCCGGCTCGACGACCTCCTCGCCCGGCCCGAGCTCCTCGCCGAGCTCGCCGGAGACCTCCGGCGCGGCGGCGTCGCGGCGCTTCCGACGGAGACGTTCTACGGCCTCGCCGCGGACCCGCGGAGCCCCGAGGGGTGCGCGCGGGTCTTCGCCGTCAAGGGGAGGGACGCGGAGAAAGCGCTTCCCGTGCTCGCCGCGTCGGCCGCGGATCTGGGAGGGCTCGGCGTCTCCGCCGCGCCCGGGACGATCTCGCGCATCGCGGCGCTCTGGCCCGCGCCGCTCACCGCCGTCTTCGCGCTGCGCGAGCCGCTGCCCTGCACGTCCGGGGGCCTCTCGCTCGCCGTCCGCGTCCCCGCGCACCCGGCGCTGCGGCGGCTGCTCGAGCGGACCGGACCGCTCACGGGCACGTCCGCCAATCGCTCCGGCGAGCCGCCGGCTTCCACGGCCGCCGTCGTCGAAGAGGCGCTCGGCCGCGCGATCGACTGGCTCGTCGACGGCGGGGACACCCCCGGCGGCCTTCCCTCGACCGTCGTCGACGCCCGCGTCGAGCCGCCGCGGGTGCTGCGGGCCGGCGCTTTCCCCTGGCCGGAAACACGATAG